A single region of the Podospora pseudopauciseta strain CBS 411.78 chromosome 1, whole genome shotgun sequence genome encodes:
- the PRP40 gene encoding U1 snRNP protein (COG:A; EggNog:ENOG503NU8D; BUSCO:EOG09261K9J) — MNGHFAPPGAPAVWTEHKTPDGRTYYYNTLTKVTQWTKPEEMMTPAERALANQPWKEYTAEGGRKYWYNTETKQSSWEMPDVYKRALGAGDSAATTPTGPSASFGAAGGGSGHHGGSYDHHHQQRDHRDYRDHREPMGESRQLTYGSNIQAQAFVSANNDPEYATAEEAEAAFVKLLRSSKVQPDWTWEQAIRAIVKDPQFRAIKDPRDRKAAFEKYCHDVVVQDKERAKERLTKLRADFATMLRSHPEIKHYTRWKTARPMIEGETIFRSTNDENERRQLFEDYVSDLKRAHKEQQVTMRKSAMDGLIELLPTLSLEPYTRWAEAQGTIQNTPLFQSDEKYKTLSKFDVLTVFQNHVKSLERNFNDSKQEEKNKKFRQERKARDNFKVLLTELKRDGKITAGTTWTQIHPLIADAARYRAVAGNPGSSAMELFWDVVEEEERALRGTRNDVLDVIGVSAPDMDSNKMQADKSIQDKRFEVTPKTTFEEFEAVVRGDARTANIECKILELIFERVQQKRTKRTDEDKVQRRALDDLRVAMKRLEPPITVTDTYEQVKARLVQSEAFRTVNSEEARRGAFDKYIRRLKEKDEENENERQRRRERPDGHRDRGERSYRSGRSARSRSRSPEHNTYEADRRHAMADRERNYRKTSAAEVLLSDRRSADGHHDSVRDRERDRDRDRDRISERDRERDRDRDRERDRDRARDYRDRDRDRDRERDRDRDHGRDRDRDRDRDHRDHRDYDRRSRPADDFNHYDRERRTREEDRERIYRRRVLERDVDELPYGDERPSSSSRRPRPEEDDHDRRSPRQAKRIKVEDDRAAPPSAATATAQPKSAAAAPAAIKEEKPSPSVRAGSEEGEIEED, encoded by the exons ATGAATGGACATTTTGCGCCGCCGGGGGCGCCCGCAGTTTGGACAGAACACAAGACTCCCGATGGCCGTACATACTATTACAATACCTTGACCAAGGTTACGCAATGGACCAAGCCGGAGGAAATGATGACACCTGCCGAG CGCGCGCTGGCAAACCAACCATGGAAGGAGTACACAGCAGAGGGAGGCCGGAAGTATTGGTATAACACTGAAACAAAGCAGAGCTCCTGGGAGATGCCCGATGTCTACAAACGAGCCTTGGGAGCTGGTGATTCTGCTGCCACCACACCTAC AGGCCCATCAGCTTCATTTGGTGCGGCTGGAGGAGGTAGTGGTCATCATGGCGGTTCGtatgaccaccaccaccagcaacgcGATCATCGGGATTATCGCGACCATAGGGAGCCCATGGGCGAGTCCAGACAACTCACCTATGGCAGCAACATTCAGGCGCAAGCCTTCGTCTCCGCCAACAACGATCCTGAGTATGCCACCGCCGAAGAGGCAGAGGCGGCGTTCGTGAAGCTCCTTCGCAGCAGTAAAGTCCAGCCTGATTGGACCTGGGAGCAGGCTATCCGCGCCATTGTCAAAGATCCCCAGTTCCGCGCCATCAAAGATCCGAGGGATCGCAAAGCTGCCTTTGAGAAGTATTGCCACGATGTCGTTGTGCAAGACAAGGAACGTGCCAAGGAAAGACTGACTAAACTTCGCGCTGACTTCGCCACCATGCTCCGGAGCCATCCAGAGATTAAGCACTACACCCGGTGGAAGACAGCCCGGCCCATGATCGAGGGCGAGACCATCTTCCGCTCGACTAACGACGAGAACGAGCGCCGTCAGTTGTTCGAGGACTACGTTAGTGACCTCAAACGGGCTCACAAGGAGCAGCAGGTCACAATGCGCAAGAGCGCTATGGATGGTCTGATCGAACTGCTTCCCACTCTCAGTTTGGAGCCCTACACTCGCTGGGCTGAAGCACAAGGTACCATCCAGAACACCCCCTTGTTTCAAAGTGATGAGAAGTACAAGACACTCAGCAAGTTTGACGTGTTGACCGTCTTCCAAAATCATGTCAAGTCCTTGGAACGTAACTTCAACGACTCAAagcaggaagagaagaacaagaaatTCCGCCAGGAGCGGAAAGCTCGTGATAACTTCAAAGTCCTCCTCACAGAGCTGAAGAGGGATGGCAAAATCACTGCCGGCACCACCTGGACCCAGATACACCCCCTGATCGCAGACGCTGCTCGCTACAGAGCTGTCGCCGGTAATCCCGGGTCTAGTGCCATGGAGCTGTTTTgggatgttgttgaggaggaagagcgcGCTCTCAGGGGCACTCGCAATGATGTGCTTGACGTTATTGGTGTAAGTGCTCCCGATATGGATTCCAACAAAATGCAAGCTGACAAGTCGATTCAGGACAAACGATTCGAAGTCACTCCGAAGACCACTTTTGAAGAGTTTGAGGCAGTCGTCAGGGGTGATGCTCGTACGGCTAACATTGAATGCAAAATTCTTGAGCTTATTTTTGAACGG GTCCAGCAGAAGCGCACAAAGCGCACAGACGAAGACAAGGTGCAGCGCCGCGCTCTCGATGACCTTCGTGTAGCCATGAAACGGTTGGAGCCTCCCATCACCGTCACTGATACTTACGAACAGGTGAAGGCCAGGCTTGTCCAGTCTGAGGCATTCCGGACTGTGAACTCTGAGGAAGCTCGTCGGGGCGCCTTTGACAAGTATATTCGTCgcctcaaggagaaggatgaggaaAATGAAAACGAGCGCCAACGCCGTCGGGAACGCCCAGATGGGCATCGTGATAGAGGTGAGCGATCCTACCGAAGTGGACGTTCTGCTAGgagccgcagccgcagcccCGAACACAACACCTATGAGGCCGATCGTCGCCACGCCATGGCCGACCGCGAGCGTAACTACAGAAAAACCAGTGCGGCCGAGGTTCTACTTTCCGATCGTCGTTCTGCCGATGGCCACCACGATTCAGTGCGTGATCGGGAACGTGACAGGGACCGTGATCGGGATCGCATCTCTGAGCGAGATCGTGAACGTGACCGCGACCGCGACCGTGAGAGAGATCGTGATCGGGCCCGCGACTATCGGGATCGTGATCGTGACCGGGACCGTGAGCGAGATCGCGACCGGGATCACGGCCGTGACCGCGATAGAGACCGTGACAGAGATCACCGCGACCATCGCGACTATGACCGGCGCTCTCGCCCCGCCGACGACTTCAACCACTACGATCGTGAGCGCCGCACACGTGAGGAGGATCGGGAACGTATTTATCGCAGGCGAGTACTTGAGCGCGACGTTGATGAGCTGCCATACGGTGACGAGCGGCCCAGTTCCTCATCTAGACGCCCGCGCCCCGAAGAAGACGACCACGACCGAAGGTCTCCCCGGCAGGCGAAGCGCATCAAGGTTGAGGATGACCGTGCCGCTCCCCCCTCggccgccaccgccaccgcccagCCTAAGTCTGCCGCTGCAGCTCCGGCAGCTATCAAGGAAGAGAAGCCCTCCCCCAGTGTCCGCGCTGGTAGTGAAGAGggtgagattgaggaggattAA
- the RLI1 gene encoding Fe-S cluster-binding ribosome biosynthesis protein (COG:A; BUSCO:EOG09261127; EggNog:ENOG503NYJ0) translates to MSDKLTRVAIVSSDKCKPKKCRQECKKSCPVVRSGKLCIEVAPESRIAFISESLCIGCGICPKRCPFGAITIINLPTNLESQITHRYSANSFKLHRLPMPRPGNVLGLVGTNGIGKSTALKILSGKLKPNLGRFDNPPDWEDVIKHFRGSELQNYFTKLLEDDLKSIVKPQYVDQIPKAIRGTDRSVQFLLESRHTLGNLDSVLDTLELRHILDRDVSHLSGGELQRFAIGTTCVSKADVYMFDEPSSYLDVKQRLSAARMIRSLLRPDDYVIVVEHDLSVLDYLSDFVCVLYGQPAVYGVVTLPYSVREGINIFLDGHIPTENLRFRDESLTFRIAEGTEDLLVEKSRAFKYPKMEKTLGNFHLSIDAGDFSDSEIIVMMGENGTGKTTFCRMLAGVLKPDGTQKVPEMKISMKPQTITPKFEGTVRMLFFKKIKAAFLSPQFQTDVVKPLKLDDFIDQEVKNLSGGELQRVAIVLALGIPADIYVIDEPSAYLDSEQRIVASRVIKRFIMHAKKTAFIVEHDFIMATYLADRVIVFDGQPGIDAHANKPESLLTGCNTFLKNLDVTFRRDPTNYRPRINKASSQLDQEQKLSGNYFFLEEPDKQ, encoded by the exons ATGTCCGATAAACTTACTCG TGTCGCCATTGTGAGCAGCGACAAG TGTAAACCCAAG AAATGTCGTCAAGAATGCAAGAAGTCGTGCCCTGTGGTGCGGTCCGGCAAACTTTGC ATCGAGGTCGCCCCCGAATCACGAATTGCCTTCATTTCCGAATCCCTCTGCATCGGTTGTGGTATCTGTCCCAAACGCTGCCCCTTCGGCGCGATCACTATCATCAACCTGCCTACGAACCTTGAGAGTCAGATCACCCATCGTTATTCGGCCAACAGCTTCAAGCTCCATCGTCTGCCTATGCCCAGACCCGGAAATGTGTTGGGTTTGGTCGGAACGAACGGTATCGGCAAGAGTACTGCGCTCAAGATTCTCAGCGGCAAGCTTAAGCCCAACCTGGGCAGATTCGATAACCCGCCAGACTGGGAGGATGTCATTAAGCACTTCCGTGGTTCTGAATTGCAGA ACTACTTCACCAAGCTTCTGGAGGATGACCTGAAGTCCATCGTCAAGCCCCAATACGTTGACCAGATCCCCAAGGCTATTCGTGGTACCGATCGTTCTGTCCAGTTCTTGCTCGAGAGCCGCCACACTCTCGGTAACCTGGACTCTGTGCTCGATACCCTTG AGCTGCGTCACATTCTTGATCGTGATGTGAGCCATCTTTCCGGTGGTGAGCTTCAGCGTTTCGCCATTGGTACCACTTGCGTATCCAAAGCCGATGT TTACATGTTTGACGAGCCCTCTTCCTATCTCGATGTCAAGCAGAGATTGAGCGCTGCCCGCATGATCCGGTCTCTTCTCCGCCCAGATGATTATGTCATTGTCGTCGAGCACGATTTGTCCGTTCTTGACTATCTTTCCGACTTTGTGTGCGTTTTGTACGGACAGCCTGCCGTCTATGGTGTCGTCACCCTTCCCTACTCCGTCCGTGAAGGCATCAACATCTTTTTGGATGGTCACATCCCCACCGAGAACTTGCGTTTCCGTGATGAAAGTTTGACTTTCCGCATCGCTGAGGGTACCGAGGACCTCCTCGTCGAGAAGTCCCGTGCTTTCAAATACcccaagatggagaagacTCTGGGCAACTTCCACCTCAGCATCGACGCTGGCGATTTCTCTGACTCTGAGATTATCGTCATGATGGGCGAGAACGGAACCGGAAAG ACCACTTTCTGCCGCATGCTGGCCGGTGTGCTCAAGCCTGATGGAACCCAGAAGGTCCCTGAGATGAAGATTAGCATGAAGCCCCAGACAATCACGCCCAAGTTCGAGGGTACCGTTCGCATGCTTTTCttcaagaagatcaaggctgCTTTCTTGTCTCCTCAGTTCCAGACTGATGTCGTCAAGCCACTCAAGCTTGATGATTTCATTGATCAAGAAGTCAAGAACTTGTCCGGTGGTGAACTTCAAAGA GTCGCTATTGTGTTGGCCCTCGGTATCCCTGCCGACATCTACGTCATTGATGAGCCCTCTGCCT ATCTCGATTCCGAGCAGCGTATTGTGGCCTCTCGTGTCATCAAAAGATTCATCATGCACGCCAAGAAGACTGCCTTCATCGTCGAGCACGATTTCATCATGGCCACTTACCTTGCCGATCGTGTCATTGTCTTCGACGGCCAGCCCGGTATCGATGCCCACGCCAACAAGCCCGAGTCTCTCCTCACTGGTTGCAACACCTTCTTGAAGAACTTGGACGTCACCTTCCGTCGTGACCCTACCAATTACCGTCCTCGTATCAACAAGGCCAGCTCCCAGCTTGACCAGGAGCAGAAGCTTTCCGGCAACTAC TTCTTCTTGGAGGAGCCCGACAAACAGTGA
- the hrp3 gene encoding ATP-dependent DNA helicase Hrp3 (BUSCO:EOG092607ZS; EggNog:ENOG503NXXN; COG:B) produces MSTSPERSPVNGHHSPSPDENTSYYGNGHQSDSDLSDVQHAPADAGSPEYHDADVDADADDVESPVEHPEVTFQGPSDSEDNDASDDGDFDAAGSPASVQSHDDHPRRTMSVSERPAPKRKAAQVVEEDFMRENPELYGLRRSSRPTQRRKVVDSDEEEDASDSDATPAPRKGNKRRRLERSAPVSKRGTPMRQTSVDDSESDTYGGARARSFQKKARRQQELQPALALAEKRWSSRRAAQVSAGAYQESEAEEEDESELTPNYWAQDVEDNSPYIEKILRHRLKEGLEYSEDTNRNDFEYFIKWQNKSHLHDTWETTATVAGYRGFRRLENYYRKVVEYDIEMRLGGDDVSPEQREQWLLDREREEEALADYTKVERIVHVREGDEETEYLVKWKGLQYDDCTWEVESLVSEQAQDKIDQYTARSQRSWQSDRKETNLETRSRMEKLEEQPDYIQGGQLREFQLKGLNFLALNWTRGNNVILADEMGLGKTVQTVSFLSWLRNERGQEGPFLVVAPLSVIPAWCDTFNHWSPDINYVVYLGPEAARSNIREYELFVDGNPKKPKFNVLVTSYDYILADADHLKGIKWQVLAVDEAHRLKNRESQLYVKLNGFGIPSKVLITGTPIQNNLAELAALLDFLNPGKVLIDEELELLSTADSKEPVDEQLDEAKRLKTQAKLQDLHKSIAPFILRRTKETVESDLPPKTEKIIRVELSDLQLEYYKNILTRNYAALSDASNGHKQSLLNIMMELKKVSNHPYMFQGAEERVLANGSGRREDAVKGLITSSGKMMLLDQLLAKLKKDGHRVLIFSQMVKMLDILADYLRIRGYQFQRLDGTIPAGPRRLAINHFNAEDSDDFCFLLSTRAGGLGINLMTADTVIIYDSDWNPQADLQAMARAHRIGQKRPVNVYRLVAKQTIEEEVVKRARNKLFLEYLTIQAGVTDEGKALREQFKERGMKMDEAKTAEDISMILKMRSQNLFEQSGNQEKLEQLDIDAILENAEVTKTDVDDKINLSSGGIDWDNWMHFTDVKVDDLALDWDQIIPADQLAAIKAEEDKKKHEEYLAKAMEESAPRKAAIKGSKKNVENERAERLAKKRQREKLELEEFEEQRAQASDPRRPLNEKETRNLIRAFFRYGDFDDREDELVQDARLSDRDREFLKGIIDDLVAVSKQAVDLNNERLRGEEERAGKPLAKKDKKAVLVDFGEVRKVNAETVVERPPQLKLLRRVLAEHGDILTFRLPEAAKSAAYSCEWGAREDGMLLVGIDRYGFGAWTQIRDDPELNMQDKFFLEEHRVDKKEERRKGDEKGIQSPGAVHLVRRSEYLLSVLLAKYSNDANAKKAVENHHRSKKLLMNGGRRADGGSVSASPAPQMSKKNSRDRNYSHAEHHRSYSNGNDRGTPRPDKRKYADDYDDRNSKHRRVEVDAKHDKKPREKERPKMDPETMERYKRDRQKAVDRFWELANLKDEEINHSDNLQLVWSLLRPLKKNMERIMCSKELFPAAKQRAKVLGAEIREFGNFLKDLRAKNPELEGEGLETQFWEFLSSIWPLGDVKVSGKRLQKMYGDLEERGSKDRHDEKQPTEPRRGRHPDLEDGEIASDRDDRRARHPYRDDRREERREERKDRRDDRRDDRRDDRRDDYRRDDRRDSRRDEPARRSNYYDDDRLNFHRHRRPAENSQGQPARHSWQQNRSPTTRHSPY; encoded by the exons ATGTCAACATCTCCAGAACGGAGCCCTGTCAACGGGCACCACTCGCCCTCGCCGGACGAGAACACTTCGTACTATGGAAACGGCCACCAAAGCGATAGCGATCTCTCCGACGTTCAGCATGCGCCAGCCGACGCTGGCTCCCCCGAGTATCACGATGCCGACGTGGACGCGGATGCCGATGACGTCGAATCCCCGGTGGAGCACCCCGAGGTGACCTTTCAAGGGCCGTCCGACTCGGAGGACAATGATGCGTCAGACGACGGAGATTTTGACGCGGCGGGCAGTCCCGCCTCTGTTCAGAGTCACGATGACCATCCCCGCCGCACCATGTCGGTGTCAGAGCGACCCGCCCCGAAGCGGAAAGCTGCCCAAGTAGTCGAGGAAGATTTCATGAGGGAGAATCCAGAGTTGTATGGGTTGAGACGTAGC TCGCGTCCTACACAGCGCCGCAAGGTC GTCGATtcagatgaggaagaagatgcgTCCGATTCGGATGCTACACCAGCTCCGCGTAAAGGGAACAAGCGCCGCCGGCTGGAACGCTCAGCTCCTG TGTCCAAACGCGGCACACCAATGCGCCAAACTTCGGTTGACGACTCGGAATCAGACACGTACGGCGGCGCGAGAGCCCGGAGCTTTCAGAAAAAGGCTCGGCGGCAACAAGAGTTGCAGCCCGCCCTCGCTTTGGCGGAGAAGCGGTGGTCGAGCCGGCGTGCTGCCCAAGTATCCGCCGGCGCCTACCAAGAAAGCgaagctgaagaagaggacgagtcAGAGCTCACACCAAACTACTGGGCCCAAGACGTGGAGGACAACTCACCATACATTGAAAAGATTCTCCGTCACCGTCTGAAGGAGGGATTGGAGTATTCGGAAGACACGAACCGCAACGACTTTGAGTATTTCATCAAATGGCAGAACAAGTCACATCTCCATGACACATGGGAGACCACTGCGACTGTTGCGGGATATCGTGGCTTCCGTCGTCTCGAGAACTACTACCGAAAGGTTGTCGAGTACGACATAGAGATGAGGCTTGGTGGAGACGATGTAAGCCCTGAACAACGCGAGCAGTGGCTTCTAGATCGTGAGCGTGAGGAAGAGGCTCTCGCAGATTACACAAAAGTTGAGCGCATCGTCCACGTCCGCgaaggggatgaggagaCAGAATATCTTGTAAAGTGGAAAGGTCTTCAGTATGACGACTGCACCTGGGAAGTTGAATCTTTGGTGAGCGAGCAGGCTCAGGACAAGATCGACCAGTACACTGCGCGCTCTCAACGGTCTTGGCAATCGGACCGCAAAGAAACCAACCTCGAAACCCGGTCACGAATGGAGAAGCTTGAGGAGCAGCCAGATTACATCCAGGGAGGTCAGCTTCGCGAATTCCAGCTGAAGGGGCTTAACTTCCTTGCCCTGAACTGGACCCGCGGCAACAATGTCATCCTTGCCGACGAGATGGGTCTCGGCAAGACGGTCCAGACAGTGTCGTTTCTCAGCTGGCTTAGAAATGAACGCGGGCAAGAAGGGCCGTTCCTGGTTGTGGCACCCCTCAGTGTTATTCCGGCATGGTGCGATACTTTCAACCACTGGTCTCCCGATATTAACTACGTCGTCTACCTTGGCCCAGAGGCGGCGAGATCCAACATTCGAGAATATGAACTGTTTGTCGATGGCAACCCAAAGAAGCCAAAGTTCAATGTTCTGGTCACGTCTTACGACTACATCTTGGCAGATGCGGATCATTTGAAGGGCATCAAGTGGCAGGTTCTGGCTGTGGATGAGGCGCATCGCTTGAAGAATCGCGAGTCCCAATTATACGTCAAGCTGAACGGCTTTGGTATACCCAGCAAGGTCCTTATCACCGGTACGCCCATTCAGAACAACCTCGCCGAGCTTGCGGCTCTTTTGGATTTCCTGAATCCAGGCAAGGTCTTGATCGACGAGGAGTTGGAGCTTCTATCTACAGCCGACAGCAAGGAGCCGGTCGACGAGCAGCTGGACGAGGCCAAGCGGCTGAAGACACAAGCCAAGCTTCAGGACCTGCATAAATCCATCGCGCCGTTCATCTTGCGTCGTACAAAGGAGACTGTCGAGTCAGACTTGCCACCAAAAACGGAAAAGATCATTCGCGTCGAACTTTCCGATCTTCAGCTGGAGTATTACAAGAATATCTTGACGCGAAACTATGCAGCCCTCAGCGACGCTAGCAACGGTCACAAGCAATCGCTCCTGAATATCATGATGGAACTCAAGAAGGTCAGCAATCATCCATACATGTTCCAAGGTGCCGAGGAGCGTGTTCTCGCCAACGGTTCCGGCCGCCGGGAGGATGCGGTGAAGGGTTTGATCACAAGCAGTGGCAAGATGATGCTCTTGGACCAGCTTTTGGCAAAGCTCAAGAAAGATGGCCATCGCGTGCTTATCTTTAGCCAAATGGTCAAGATGCTCGACATCCTGGCAGACTATTTGCGGATTCGCGGCTACCAGTTCCAGCGTCTTGATGGCACGATCCCTGCTGGACCTCGTCGTCTGGCTATCAATCACTTCAATGCTGAAGATAGTGACGACTTCTGCTTCCTGCTGTCAACAAGAGCCGGTGGCCTCGGCATCAACCTGATGACAGCCGATACTGTGATCATCTACGATTCGGACTGGAATCCACAAGCAGATCTGCAGGCGATGGCTCGTGCCCACAGAATCGGTCAAAAGAGACCTGTCAATGTCTATCGTCTCGTTGCGAAGCAGACCATCGAAGAGGAGGTCGTGAAGCGCGCCCGAAACAAGCTGTTCCTTGAGTACCTGACTATCCAGGCCGGCGTGACGGATGAGGGCAAAGCTCTTCGCGAGCAATTCAAGGAACGGGGCATGAAGATGGACGAAGCCAAGACAGCCGAGGATATCTCGATGATTCTGAAGATGCGTTCACAGAACCTGTTTGAGCAGTCGGGCAACCAAGAGAAGTTGGAGCAGCTCGATATTGACGCCATCCTCGAAAACGCCGAGGTCACCAAGACAGATGTTGACGACAAGATCAATCTCAGCAGTGGTGGTATTGATTGGGACAACTGGATGCACTTCACTGATGTCAAGGTGGACGATCTGGCTCTCGACTGGGACCAAATCATTCCCGCCGACCAGCTCGCGGCCATcaaggcagaggaggacaagaaaaAGCATGAAGAGTATCTTGCCAAAGCCATGGAAGAGTCTGCACCACGCAAGGCCGCCATCAAGGGCTCTAAGAAGAATGTTGAGAACGAACGGGCCGAACGTCTTGCCAAGAAGCGACAGCGCGAAAAGCTGGAGTTGGAAGAGTTCGAGGAACAGCGTGCGCAGGCTTCCGATCCTCGGCGCCCACTTAATGAGAAGGAAACGCGCAATCTTATCCGAGCATTCTTCCGGTATGGCGACTTTGATGACCGAGAAGACGAACTCGTTCAGGATGCCCGTCTCAGTGACCGAGACCGTGAGTTTTTGAAAGGTATCATTGACGATCTAGTGGCTGTGAGCAAGCAAGCTGTTGACCTTAACAACGAAAGGCTTCGCGGGGAAGAAGAACGAGCTGGCAAACCGCTTgccaagaaggacaagaaggccgTTCTGGTGGACTTTGGCGAGGTTAGGAAAGTCAACGccgagacggtggtggagagaCCCCCTCAGCTTAAGCTTCTGCGTCGCGTGCTTGCAGAGCACGGCGACATCCTGACCTTCCGTCTTCCCGAGGCAGCCAAGTCTGCCGCCTACAGCTGTGAATGGGGTGCGCGGGAAGATGGCATGCTTCTTGTCGGTATTGATCGATATGGGTTTGGTGCCTGGACTCAGATTCGAGATGACCCGGAGCTGAACATGCAAGACAAGTTCTTCCTCGAGGAGCATCGTGtcgacaagaaggaggagcgtCGCAAAGGGGATGAAAAGGGGATACAGTCTCCCGGTGCTGTCCACCTGGTTCGGCGGTCCGAGTATCTCCTTTCAGTGCTTCTAGCCAAGTACTCCAACGACGCCAATGCCAAGAAGGCCGTCGAGAACCACCATCGCAGTAAGAAGCTACTGATGAATGGCGGTCGCCGCGCTGATGGGGGGTCTGTCTCGGCGTCTCCTGCCCCGCAGATGTCCAAGAAGAACAGCCGTGATCGTAACTACTCCCATGCCGAACACCATCGGTCTTATAGCAACGGGAATGACCGCGGTACGCCCCGACCCGACAAGCGGAAGTATGCCGATGACTATGATGATCGCAACTCCAAACATCGTCGTGTAGAGGTTGATGCGAAGCACGACAAGAAGCCccgggagaaggagaggccCAAAATGGATCCTGAGACTATGGAGAGGTACAAGCGTGACAGGCAAAAGGCAGTAGATCGGTTCTGGGAACTGGCGAACTTGAAGGACGAAGAGATCAACCACTCGGACAACCTTCAGCTGGTGTGGTCGCTTCTTCGCCCGCTCAAGAAGAACATGGAGCGTATCATGTGTTCCAAAGAGCTCTTCCCTGCCGCTAAGCAACGGGCCAAGGTTCTCGGTGCGGAGATCCGCGAGTTTGGCAACTTCCTGAAAGATTTGCGGGCCAAGAACCCAGAacttgagggagagggcctCGAGACGCAGTTTTG GGAATTCCTGTCTTCGATCTGGCCTCTTGGCGACGTGAAGGTCTCGGGCAAGAGGCTTCAAAAGATGTACGGGGACTTGGAGGAACGGGGCAGCAAAGACCGTCATGACGAGAAGCAGCCCACAGAACCAAGACGAGGCAGGCATCCGGAtcttgaggatggcgagaTCGCAAGCGATCGTGACGATCGCCGGGCGCGCCACCCTTACCGTGATGACCGCCGTGAAGAGCGCAGGGAGGAACGCAAGGATCGTCGAGATGACCGCCGGGACGACCGTCGCGATGACCGCCGCGATGATTATCGTCGTGATGACCGCCGGGATAGCCGCCGGGATGAGCCGGCACGCCGAAGCAACTACTATGACGACGACCGTCTTAACTTCCACAGGCATCGTCGGCCAGCGGAGAACAGTCAGGGGCAACCTGCCCGTCACTCATGGCAGCAGAACCGCAGCCCAACGACCCGTCACAGTCCCTACTAG